One stretch of Malus domestica chromosome 14, GDT2T_hap1 DNA includes these proteins:
- the LOC103431105 gene encoding 11-beta-hydroxysteroid dehydrogenase A-like isoform X1 produces MLGLIHTFLNLVAPPFTFFSLCVFLPPFYLFKSFSYVLSSIFSENLKGKVVVITGASSGIGEHLAYEYAKRGARLALVGRSENALREVVDRASDFGSPDVLMIRADVSKVEDCKRIVDDTMNHYGRLDHLVNNAGITLLSILEDATDITNFRTIMDTNFWGSVYTTHFALPHLKSSKGKIVVLSSSASWLPIPRQSIYNASKAALLSMYETLRIEFGPDIQITIVTPGFIESELTQGKFLMSEGKMTVDQDLRDRNFVQAQVSATPVAKVEGCAKSIVNSACRGDRYLTEPAWFRVTYLWKVFCPELLEWGYRLIYMNRAGSSARDAPSEKILDYTGAKNVLYPESLHTPEVKTD; encoded by the exons ATGTTGGGTCTTATTCACACGTTCTTGAATCTTGTAGCTCCTCCTTTCACCTTCTTCTCCCTCTGCGTTTTCCTGCCACCCTTTTATCTCTTCAAGTCCTTCTCCTATGTCCTGAGCTCCATTTTCAGTGAAAATCTCAAAGGAAAGGTCGTCGTCATAACCGGGGCCTCCTCTGGTATTGGAGAG CACTTGGCTTATGAGTATGCGAAGAGAGGGGCACGGTTAGCCCTTGTTGGGAGGAGTGAAAACGCACTCAGAGAAGTTGTTGATCGAGCAAGTGACTTTGGCTCTCCAGATGTTCTCATGATACGTGCAGATGTTTCCAAGGTTGAGGACTGCAAGAGAATAGTTGATGACACCATGAACCACTATGGAAGGC TAGACCATCTGGTGAACAATGCTGGGATCACTTTACTTAGCATATTGGAAGACGCAACTGATATCACCAACTTCAGAACCATCATG GACACAAACTTCTGGGGCTCGGTTTATACCACTCATTTTGCACTTCCACACCTGAAAAGCAGCAAAGGTAAAATCGTGGTACTTTCGTCGTCTGCTTCATGGCTACCTATACCAAGACAAAGCATTTATAAT GCAAGTAAAGCAGCTCTACTAAGCATGTACGAGACACTGAGGATTGAATTTGGGCCAGACATCCAAATTACAATCGTGACTCCTGGATTCATAGAGTCTGAGCTGACCCAAGGCAAGTTCTTAATGAGTGAAGGCAAAATGACGGTTGATCAAGATTTGAGAGAT CGTAATTTTGTGCAGGCCCAAGTAAGTGCAACTCCAGTTGCTAAAGTGGAAGGATGTGCCAAATCAATCGTGAACAGCGCTTGTCGTGGGGATAGGTACTTGACGGAGCCGGCATGGTTCAGGGTGACATACTTATGGAAGGTGTTTTGCCCTGAGCTACTTGAGTGGGGTTACAGACTGATTTATATGAATAGGGCGGGCTCATCTGCCAGAGATGCACCTAGCGAGAAGATCTTGGATTACACAGGAGCCAAGAATGTGCTTTACCCTGAGAGCCTCCATACTCCTGAAGTCAAAACAGACTGA
- the LOC139191238 gene encoding uncharacterized protein — protein sequence MGNDGNYGGGVVGGGSGVRLVIAVVGGGGDDNSGGGSGDGNNNGGCMVMVPIVCCGGGSDNYGYSGGNDGGDNGGSGGCYCVCGGNSGGCGGGGGIGGDDCASSDGGVRCLSSHDMWINLKDRFSTVTKFSIFQLKTELQNIKKGSDSVSTYLQRIKDVRDHLSVAGVTFEDDDILLEEEATVEHNFTSEPFVTAMVAQDKQGKGKALMLGEGSSSGFS from the exons ATGGGAAATGATGGCAATTATGGTGGTGGTGTTGTTGGCGGTGGCAGTGGTGTAAGGTTGGTGATTGCAGTTGTAGGTGGTGGCGGTGACGATAATAGTGGAGGCGGCAGTGGGGATGGCAACAACAATGGTGGTTGTATGGTGATGGTGCCAATAGTATG TTGTGGTGGTGGTAGTGACAATTATGGTTACAGTGGCGGCAACGATGGTGGTGACAATGGTGGTAGTGGTGGTTGTTATTGCGTTTGTGGTGGCAATAGTGgcggttgtggtggtggtggtggcattGGTGGTGACGATTGTGCTAGCAGCGATGGTGGTGTAAG ATGTTTAAGCTCTCATGATATGTGGATTAATCTTAAGGATAGGTTCTCTACTGTTACAAAATTCAGTATTTTTCAGTTGAAAACTGAGTTACAAAACATCAAGAAAGGGTCAGATTCTGTCTCTACATATCTGCAAAGAATTAAAGATGTTAGAGATCATCTATCTGTAGCTGGTGTTacatttgaagatgatgatatt TTACTGGAAGAAGAAGCAACTGTTGAGCATAATTTTACTTCTGAGCCGTTTGTTACTGCAATGGTTGCACAAGACAaacaaggcaaaggcaaagctcTCATGCTCGGAGAAGGGTCTTCTAGTGGCTTTTCATAG
- the LOC103431105 gene encoding 11-beta-hydroxysteroid dehydrogenase A-like isoform X2, with protein MLGLIHTFLNLVAPPFTFFSLCVFLPPFYLFKSFSYVLSSIFSENLKGKVVVITGASSGIGEHLAYEYAKRGARLALVGRSENALREVVDRASDFGSPDVLMIRADVSKVEDCKRIVDDTMNHYGRLDHLVNNAGITLLSILEDATDITNFRTIMDTNFWGSVYTTHFALPHLKSSKGKIVVLSSSASWLPIPRQSIYNASKAALLSMYETLRIEFGPDIQITIVTPGFIESELTQGKFLMSEGKMTVDQDLRDAQVSATPVAKVEGCAKSIVNSACRGDRYLTEPAWFRVTYLWKVFCPELLEWGYRLIYMNRAGSSARDAPSEKILDYTGAKNVLYPESLHTPEVKTD; from the exons ATGTTGGGTCTTATTCACACGTTCTTGAATCTTGTAGCTCCTCCTTTCACCTTCTTCTCCCTCTGCGTTTTCCTGCCACCCTTTTATCTCTTCAAGTCCTTCTCCTATGTCCTGAGCTCCATTTTCAGTGAAAATCTCAAAGGAAAGGTCGTCGTCATAACCGGGGCCTCCTCTGGTATTGGAGAG CACTTGGCTTATGAGTATGCGAAGAGAGGGGCACGGTTAGCCCTTGTTGGGAGGAGTGAAAACGCACTCAGAGAAGTTGTTGATCGAGCAAGTGACTTTGGCTCTCCAGATGTTCTCATGATACGTGCAGATGTTTCCAAGGTTGAGGACTGCAAGAGAATAGTTGATGACACCATGAACCACTATGGAAGGC TAGACCATCTGGTGAACAATGCTGGGATCACTTTACTTAGCATATTGGAAGACGCAACTGATATCACCAACTTCAGAACCATCATG GACACAAACTTCTGGGGCTCGGTTTATACCACTCATTTTGCACTTCCACACCTGAAAAGCAGCAAAGGTAAAATCGTGGTACTTTCGTCGTCTGCTTCATGGCTACCTATACCAAGACAAAGCATTTATAAT GCAAGTAAAGCAGCTCTACTAAGCATGTACGAGACACTGAGGATTGAATTTGGGCCAGACATCCAAATTACAATCGTGACTCCTGGATTCATAGAGTCTGAGCTGACCCAAGGCAAGTTCTTAATGAGTGAAGGCAAAATGACGGTTGATCAAGATTTGAGAGAT GCCCAAGTAAGTGCAACTCCAGTTGCTAAAGTGGAAGGATGTGCCAAATCAATCGTGAACAGCGCTTGTCGTGGGGATAGGTACTTGACGGAGCCGGCATGGTTCAGGGTGACATACTTATGGAAGGTGTTTTGCCCTGAGCTACTTGAGTGGGGTTACAGACTGATTTATATGAATAGGGCGGGCTCATCTGCCAGAGATGCACCTAGCGAGAAGATCTTGGATTACACAGGAGCCAAGAATGTGCTTTACCCTGAGAGCCTCCATACTCCTGAAGTCAAAACAGACTGA
- the LOC139191239 gene encoding uncharacterized protein — translation MKFFVLVTIPKISSVFLSSKFVFILGNLIVVALIGESKIFSTGTSPSNIVDQYESMKRVQSQQSYSGYQERELKTLNTLLDEERVVLKRTCGDLLEAVEEKGLVGESEEVMEEVKEDLDEDEDDDELNLPDEDQKLNQRADDFIARVNERRRFELLFVTDGL, via the coding sequence ATGAAGTTCTTTGTCCTCGTTACCATCCCGAAAATCAGTTCAGTATTCTTGAGCTCCAAGTTTGTGTTCATTCTAGGGAATCTCATTGTTGTTGCCCTTATAGGAGAATCGAAAATCTTTTCGACAGGGACTTCGCCATCTAATATTGTTGACCAATACGAAAGTATGAAAAGGGTCCAAAGCCAGCAGAGCTATTCAGGCTACCAAGAGAGGGAACTCAAGACCTTGAATACTCTTTTGGATGAAGAAAGGGTAGTGCTGAAGAGGACTTGTGGAGATTTATTAGAAGCTGTAGAAGAGAAAGGACTGGTTGGAGAAAGTGAGGAAGTAATGGAGGAGGTGAAAGAGGATttagatgaagatgaagatgatgatgagcTCAATTTACCTGATGAAGATCAGAAATTAAACCAAAGAGCTGATGATTTCATTGCAAGGGTCAATGAGAGGAGGAGGTTTGAACTGCTATTTGTAACTGATGGCCTTTAG